One stretch of Filifactor alocis ATCC 35896 DNA includes these proteins:
- the recD2 gene encoding SF1B family DNA helicase RecD2: MVDQGSDKIEGKIDDIIFHNDSNGYTVASLVTDDLEEITITGIFPTIELGDRFELEGEKVFHPSYGPQFRVTSYVTKEPATKEAILAFLSSGVLDGIGRTMAERIFDKFGLDAIRVLDDTPEKLLEIEGIGKKKCQKIIESYKDKRDLKVAILHFSGYGLTPAMAMKIYRYYGEKAKEIVEQNPYCLCRDIKGIGFRKADEIAERMGIAKNDIHRIMEGVVYLLQEAGMQGHVYLPADVVREQAAKLLGVSTEEVQSGIYELCISSKTILERSADESERLYLPLYRETESNVANLLSQLLVKEELDVGVEADTLIQEIQDKTGICLADKQKAAVTTALNEKIMIVTGGPGTGKTTVVKFILKCFEKQEKKVVLCAPTGRAAKRLTEASNQDAKTIHRLLEVGFSEDDEEMNYYNRDEQNPLESDVIIVDEMSMVDMFLMRALLRAIPKHARLIMIGDADQLPSVGAGNVLWDMIESNLIPVVRLTEIFRQEEESQIIQNAHRVNHGQELIIDKESKDFFFMMRRDGDKVKDLILELIKERLPNYFGVESTEIQILTPVRKGGIGMHEINQKVQETLNPPSEERAEFKYMNTVFRENDKVMQIKNNYEKKYRNTVTYEEGEGVFNGDIGVIDTVDVRGKQFYITFDDNRRCRYEFAEVDNIEHAYAITVHKSQGSEFDVVILPILSLPPMLQNRNILYTAITRAKKGLVLVGNMYYVNRMIQNMDRQERYSSLAERLKFMKEHYFEDEVSKETCP; this comes from the coding sequence TTTTTCCGACGATTGAGTTGGGAGATCGGTTTGAACTGGAAGGCGAAAAGGTGTTCCATCCAAGTTATGGACCGCAGTTTCGTGTGACAAGTTATGTGACGAAGGAGCCTGCTACTAAGGAGGCTATTTTGGCATTTTTGAGTTCCGGTGTTTTGGACGGGATTGGGAGAACGATGGCGGAGCGTATTTTTGACAAATTCGGTTTGGATGCGATTCGTGTTTTGGATGATACTCCGGAAAAACTTTTGGAGATTGAAGGAATCGGAAAGAAGAAATGTCAAAAGATTATTGAAAGTTACAAAGACAAACGGGATTTAAAAGTGGCGATTCTTCATTTTTCGGGCTATGGACTGACTCCTGCGATGGCAATGAAAATTTATCGATATTATGGAGAAAAGGCAAAAGAGATTGTGGAACAAAATCCATATTGTCTATGTCGAGATATTAAGGGAATCGGATTTCGAAAAGCGGATGAAATTGCTGAACGAATGGGAATTGCAAAAAATGATATTCATCGCATTATGGAGGGAGTTGTGTATCTGTTGCAAGAGGCAGGTATGCAAGGTCATGTGTATTTGCCGGCGGATGTTGTGCGAGAACAGGCGGCGAAGTTGTTGGGGGTTTCGACAGAAGAGGTACAATCCGGAATTTATGAACTTTGTATTTCAAGCAAAACAATTTTGGAGCGTTCAGCTGATGAATCGGAGAGACTCTATCTTCCGTTGTATCGTGAGACGGAAAGTAATGTGGCGAATTTGTTATCGCAGTTGTTGGTGAAGGAAGAATTGGATGTTGGAGTAGAGGCGGATACTTTAATTCAAGAGATTCAAGATAAGACGGGAATTTGTCTTGCCGACAAACAGAAAGCTGCCGTTACGACAGCTTTGAATGAGAAAATTATGATTGTAACAGGTGGTCCAGGAACAGGAAAGACAACCGTAGTGAAGTTTATTTTGAAATGTTTTGAAAAACAGGAAAAGAAGGTTGTGTTGTGTGCACCGACGGGACGTGCAGCAAAGCGTTTGACTGAAGCTTCCAATCAGGATGCCAAAACCATTCATCGCTTGTTGGAGGTTGGTTTCTCAGAAGATGATGAGGAGATGAATTACTACAATCGAGATGAGCAAAATCCTTTGGAATCAGATGTGATTATTGTCGATGAGATGTCCATGGTAGATATGTTTTTGATGAGGGCGCTTCTTCGAGCCATTCCTAAACATGCGAGGTTGATTATGATTGGAGATGCGGATCAACTTCCGTCTGTCGGAGCGGGGAATGTGTTGTGGGATATGATTGAGAGCAATTTGATTCCGGTTGTTCGATTGACAGAGATTTTTCGTCAAGAGGAAGAAAGTCAAATTATCCAAAATGCACATAGGGTGAATCATGGACAGGAACTGATCATTGATAAGGAGAGCAAGGACTTCTTTTTCATGATGAGGAGAGATGGAGACAAGGTAAAAGATTTGATTTTGGAGCTGATAAAAGAAAGACTTCCGAACTATTTTGGAGTTGAGTCGACAGAAATTCAAATTTTGACTCCGGTTCGCAAGGGTGGAATCGGAATGCATGAAATCAATCAGAAAGTACAGGAAACACTCAATCCACCAAGTGAGGAGCGGGCAGAATTTAAGTATATGAATACCGTTTTTCGTGAGAATGACAAGGTAATGCAGATAAAGAATAATTATGAAAAAAAGTATCGAAACACTGTAACTTATGAAGAGGGCGAGGGTGTTTTTAACGGTGATATCGGTGTGATAGATACGGTCGATGTTAGAGGAAAACAGTTTTATATCACATTTGATGATAATCGAAGATGTCGATATGAATTTGCGGAAGTCGATAATATCGAACATGCCTATGCGATTACAGTCCATAAGAGTCAAGGGAGTGAGTTTGATGTTGTCATTCTTCCTATTTTGTCACTTCCGCCGATGTTACAGAATCGAAATATTTTGTATACAGCGATTACAAGAGCAAAAAAAGGATTGGTCTTGGTAGGAAATATGTATTATGTCAATCGCATGATTCAAAATATGGATCGGCAGGAGAGATACTCTTCTTTGGCAGAGAGATTGAAGTTCATGAAAGAACATTACTTTGAAGATGAAGTATCAAAAGAAACATGCCCATAA
- a CDS encoding nucleoside deaminase, translating to MDCYMEEAFREALYSYQKEEVPVGAVIVKDDVIIGRGHNVIETHQSSVCHAEMIAIQQAQKHLRNWRLNGAKMYVTLEPCLMCMGAILNSRLSELHIATRDFERGAAVSRVPLILEDKIPNKLMVYLYDDETCTYLLKRFFRELRKKKGK from the coding sequence ATGGATTGTTATATGGAAGAGGCATTTCGTGAGGCATTGTACTCTTATCAAAAAGAGGAAGTGCCGGTTGGAGCGGTCATTGTGAAAGATGATGTGATTATTGGACGAGGACACAATGTGATAGAGACTCATCAAAGTTCCGTTTGTCATGCAGAAATGATAGCCATTCAACAAGCACAAAAACATTTGAGAAACTGGAGACTGAACGGAGCAAAGATGTATGTCACATTGGAACCGTGTTTGATGTGCATGGGCGCTATTTTGAACAGTCGTTTGAGTGAGCTCCATATTGCAACGAGAGATTTCGAAAGGGGAGCGGCAGTCAGCAGAGTTCCGTTAATCTTGGAAGATAAAATTCCGAACAAACTGATGGTGTATCTGTATGATGATGAGACCTGTACCTATTTGTTAAAGAGATTTTTCAGAGAGTTGAGAAAGAAAAAAGGGAAATAG